The Helicobacter fennelliae nucleotide sequence TATGGATAAAACTCCTCGACAAAAAGCTTTTCTTTGAGGATAGTGATACGATGAAAGTGATGAAATCTTTGTATATCGCTTTCATAGCGCGGAATGATAATAATATTTGCCTTATTGTTTGTCGCTAAACTCTCAAGCGCATCATAGAGCACACTAAGATGTTGCTTGACATAATGCGCTTTGTATTCTTCCTCTCTAGCAAGGATTATGGGTTTTTCATCAAAGCCAAACTTTAGTCGCAGAGGGTTTTTGGATTCTGTCTTTGGTGGAATTTGCGTAAGCCACAACGCGACATCGATAAAATCATACGAGATGATATTTTTAGATTCTATGCCAAATGCTTTATAGACAGATTTTGGCACTACAAAAGGGTGAAAAATAAGCGTCGAGAGCGGAAGTGTTAGTCTTGAGAGAATAGTTATATCGCTTGGCTTAAATCGATATGAAGCAATCGGCGTATCAGAAAAATGCACGATTGGGATACCAAGCCCAAAGGCACTTTGCGCCCCATCAGCACTTGCACCTGTGATAAACAACTTTGGCAATCCAATTTTTTCAAAAAGCTTTAAAAACTCCTCTTGGCGCGCAAGTCGTGCTTTGAATTTATCTTTGATGTCCTTTCCGCCATATCCGCCGATACACAATGCTTTGATATTAAATTTTTGTAATAAAATCGCGCATTCTTCATAGCCTTGACTTTTGCGGGTTGTGATGATGAGAGAATCTAGGGTTTTGAGATGAGGAATGAGCTCACGAAAAAATAGCGCGTATTTTGGGTCGGTGATGTCAATCCAAATCATTTCTACTCTTTTTGTTTTGTATTGTCTTATTTTGGTTTATTCTTGCGAGAGGATAAATTGCGCCATTTCGACAATGCGGTTTGAATACCCCCATTCATTATCATACCAAGCCATAATTTTTGCCATATTATCTAGGCTAAATGTCAAATCTTTGGCGACAATTGCACTTCGGCTATCGCCCACAAAATCACTACTCACGCCAAATTCCTCATCAATGCCTAAGATTCCTTTGAGTGCGCCTTTGGATTCTGCGATAAAGAGATCATTGAGTGTTTTTGCATCGACACTTTTAGCAAGATAAGCATTTAAATCCACCATAGAAACATCGGCTATGGGGACTCTAAGGCTGTGTCCGTGGATTTTATCTTTGAGTGAGGGGATAACCTTATAAAGTGCTTTTGCCACGCCTGTGCTTGTAGGTATGATATTAATCGCTGCGGCACGTGATCGTCGTTTGTCGCTATGATGAGGGACATCTAAGAGATTCTGATCGTTTGTGTAGCTGTGAATCGTGCTTAAAGTGGCTTTTTGGATTCCAAATTCTCGCTCCAAAATCATAGCAATTGGCGCAAGGCAGTTTGTCGTGCAGGAGGCATTGGAGATGATACGCTCACCTTTATAATCCTGCGCATTCACGCCAAGCACAAATGTTTTGGTATCATCAATAGCTGGGGCTGATATGATAACTTTTTTGACGCCTTTTTGGAGATGATGCGCACTTGAAGCAGAATCTAAAAATTTACCACTTGATTCTATCACGACATCAGCTCCCAAACTTCCAAAATCAAGCTCATTTGGATTGGCGCACGCAAATAAAGGAATGCGCTGCGGTTGCAGTTGTGATTGTGCGCGTGAGTGTGTATGATGCGTATGATGTAGATTCTGCGGATTTGGCGATGTGATCGGTGTATTTGGCGCGATATGAAGCATTTGTCCCTCGCACCAGACTTTGGCATCAAGTGCTCCATGCATAGAATCTTTTTGAAAAAGATAGGCTAGATTCTGATGATTAGCAATGTCATTAATGCCGACAATCTCAATGCCTTCTTTTTGAAGAATCACACGCGCTATACATCTGCCTAATCTTCCAAATCCATTGATAGCGACTTTCATTCTTTAGACTCCTTGCCCTTGCGTTCAAAATATCGCAAAAGTATCAAAAATTTGTGGCATTTTACATTATTTATACACAAAAAGCGCGCCATATACAAAAACCTTTCACATTGCTTTGTTGCTTGTATTGATTTAATGCTCGGCTCAATACAAACGTAATCACAACGCAATCCTTAAAGCCACACAAAACCATAATAGCAGATTTGTGCGGATTTGTGATTTATTTGATTGACTTGATGTATTGGATAATTTTATGAGTTTGTGCAATCGCTGTGGCAATCGATGCGCCGGATTTAAATAAAATATCTCCAGCTACAAAAATACCTTGTATTGAGGTTTCAAAGTTTTCATTGACTATTGGAATGCTGTTTTCATCAGTTTGGATATTGCATTTTTTCAAAAAATCAACCGGCGAAGAACCGCCAATAGCATAAATCGCGCGATCAAAAACTTCACTTGTCCCATCAGTAAAATGAACTTTTATCCTGCCATTTTCATCGCTAAGCTCGGTGATGTCAATCCCTAATTTTGCTTTGAGCTTGCCACTTTCAAGCTGTTTTTTGAGCTCAATATCATTGGTTTCGTTGATTCTGCTAAAGCTCTCGCGACGATAGTTTAGTGTTGTATCATGCGTGTTGGCTAATTCGCATGCGTATTCCACAGCGGAGTTTCCACCACCTACAACGAGAATCTTTTCGCCCTCTTGCAAGCTTGAGAGATTATAATTGACTTTGCGTAAAAGCGTTGAGGGTATTTTGTAGATTGGTTTATTTGGCTGACCCATTTTGCCTATGGTAACGATCACAAAGCGCGCATAATATGTGCGATTACCCCCTGTTTGTATCAAAAACTCACCATTTGCTTCTTTTTTGATACTCTCAACATCACTTTCATACGCGACATCAATCTTATGCTCTGTAAGGAGATTCTCAAACAATTCAAGCGTGAGTTCTTTATTGCTATCTTGAAACTCAATCGTGCCTTCTAGCTCTACGCGCGTCCCTTTGTAATCCCTATCCACGCGCTTTCCATCTTTATAAAACTTTCGCAAAGTCGCATTGTGTTGTGCGGTTTTTTCAAACAAAATAATATTGTCAATTCCTCCCACCTTTGCCTCCACACAAGCTCCTATACCACCCGGACCAGCTCCTATAATTGCAACATCGTAAATATGTTTCATTTCTTCTCCTTTTAATGACATTTTGTATGCAAAATTGAGATCTTCCTCATTATCAAAAAGTGCCCCATGTGTCATTTTGACAGCATCGTCAAATTGCCCACTTTTAAGTCCCCATAAAAACACAACCAACCCTATAAGCCCGATAATAATCGAAACAATTAGCATAATGGTTAGAATTGGCGTATTCATATTATTCCTAAAAATGGTAAAAATTTTTCGATACTTAAGCCTAGCGCGCTAGATTCTAGCCCTTTTTGAAAAAGAATATATTTTTTATGGAATCCCTCAACCATAACACAACCAGCTTTTCCTTGCCATTGCATAGAATCTAAATAAGCTTGCATATCATTTTTGTCAAAATGTTTAAGTTTGAAACTTGTCTCACTCAAGTCATAAAACTCACCCTTATGGCTTTTGTATCCCATAGCTGTAAAAATATATAGAATCTTTCCGCTTTGAAATTCTAGCATATCTTTGGCAAGCTTGAGATTTTTAGCTTTGCGCTGCATCACTCCATCGACACATACCACACTATCAGCAGCCATGATCCCTCGCGCAAGCCCTGCTTGCCCCAGATTCTCACAAGCACACAAAAGCTTTCCTATGCACGCCTGCCAGACAAATGATTTGGGCTTATCACAAATGATAGAATCCTCATCAAATCCGCTTTCGACTTGTTTAAATTCTATATGATGCTGTCGCAAAATCTCTGCGCGCACGCTTGAAGTGCTTGCTAAAATCATTTCTTTATGCCTTTTTTGTGTCTATTTTTTTTCTTTTTTGGAATTGCTTTTTGTCGCCTTATTTTTGGCTTGCTTTTGTATAAGCTCTAAAGCCATACACACTGCATTTTTGTAGCTTTGGGTATTGCAAATGCCTTTATATGCCAAATCATACGCAACCCCATGATCGACTGATGTGCGAATAATTGGAAGATTGAGGCTGATATTAATACTAGAATCAAAATAAAGTGCTTTGAGTG carries:
- a CDS encoding DUF354 domain-containing protein — translated: MIWIDITDPKYALFFRELIPHLKTLDSLIITTRKSQGYEECAILLQKFNIKALCIGGYGGKDIKDKFKARLARQEEFLKLFEKIGLPKLFITGASADGAQSAFGLGIPIVHFSDTPIASYRFKPSDITILSRLTLPLSTLIFHPFVVPKSVYKAFGIESKNIISYDFIDVALWLTQIPPKTESKNPLRLKFGFDEKPIILAREEEYKAHYVKQHLSVLYDALESLATNNKANIIIIPRYESDIQRFHHFHRITILKEKLFVEEFYPYIDMLIGGGGTMNLEACFLGIPTISTRSLWLYHDKYLIDNHLMKHCVSVDEVMQTFLEFEKKNFKRTDNKKFFFHKYRKHHKTPNITTIINEIKKRFYY
- the gap gene encoding type I glyceraldehyde-3-phosphate dehydrogenase, whose amino-acid sequence is MKVAINGFGRLGRCIARVILQKEGIEIVGINDIANHQNLAYLFQKDSMHGALDAKVWCEGQMLHIAPNTPITSPNPQNLHHTHHTHSRAQSQLQPQRIPLFACANPNELDFGSLGADVVIESSGKFLDSASSAHHLQKGVKKVIISAPAIDDTKTFVLGVNAQDYKGERIISNASCTTNCLAPIAMILEREFGIQKATLSTIHSYTNDQNLLDVPHHSDKRRSRAAAINIIPTSTGVAKALYKVIPSLKDKIHGHSLRVPIADVSMVDLNAYLAKSVDAKTLNDLFIAESKGALKGILGIDEEFGVSSDFVGDSRSAIVAKDLTFSLDNMAKIMAWYDNEWGYSNRIVEMAQFILSQE
- the ccoS gene encoding cbb3-type cytochrome oxidase assembly protein CcoS, with the protein product MNTPILTIMLIVSIIIGLIGLVVFLWGLKSGQFDDAVKMTHGALFDNEEDLNFAYKMSLKGEEMKHIYDVAIIGAGPGGIGACVEAKVGGIDNIILFEKTAQHNATLRKFYKDGKRVDRDYKGTRVELEGTIEFQDSNKELTLELFENLLTEHKIDVAYESDVESIKKEANGEFLIQTGGNRTYYARFVIVTIGKMGQPNKPIYKIPSTLLRKVNYNLSSLQEGEKILVVGGGNSAVEYACELANTHDTTLNYRRESFSRINETNDIELKKQLESGKLKAKLGIDITELSDENGRIKVHFTDGTSEVFDRAIYAIGGSSPVDFLKKCNIQTDENSIPIVNENFETSIQGIFVAGDILFKSGASIATAIAQTHKIIQYIKSIK
- the maf gene encoding septum formation inhibitor Maf — protein: MILASTSSVRAEILRQHHIEFKQVESGFDEDSIICDKPKSFVWQACIGKLLCACENLGQAGLARGIMAADSVVCVDGVMQRKAKNLKLAKDMLEFQSGKILYIFTAMGYKSHKGEFYDLSETSFKLKHFDKNDMQAYLDSMQWQGKAGCVMVEGFHKKYILFQKGLESSALGLSIEKFLPFLGII